One genomic segment of Mycolicibacterium chubuense NBB4 includes these proteins:
- a CDS encoding coenzyme F420-0:L-glutamate ligase — MSDHGTSARIELLPVAGLPEFRPGDDLGAAIAEAAPWLQDDDIVVVTSKVLSKCEGRMVDAPADPELRDTLRRKLIDGEAVRVLARKGRTLITENALGLVQAAAGVDGSNVDSHELALLPVDPDGSAALLRGQLWERLGVRVGVVVTDTMGRAWRTGQTDVAIGAAGLTVLHAYAGEHDQHGNELIVTEIAVADEIAAAADLVKGKLTAVPVAVVRGLALRDDGSSARHLVRAGEEDLFWLGTDEAIALGRSQAQLLRRSVRRFRGDPVAADLIEAAVAEALTAPAPHHTRPVRFVWVQDTSVRVGLLDRMKDQWRADLSGDGRDADSVERRVSRGQILYDAPELIIPFMVPDGAHSYPDAQRTAAEHTMFTVAVGAAVQALLVALAVRGVGSCWIGSTIFAPDLVRAELGLPPEWEPLGAIAIGYAEEPADPRDPVPVEGLLVRK, encoded by the coding sequence GTGAGCGATCACGGCACGTCGGCGCGCATCGAGCTGCTGCCGGTGGCCGGACTGCCCGAGTTCCGGCCGGGCGACGACCTGGGCGCCGCCATCGCCGAGGCCGCCCCGTGGCTGCAGGACGACGACATCGTCGTCGTTACCAGCAAGGTGCTGTCGAAGTGCGAGGGCCGCATGGTCGATGCACCGGCCGATCCGGAGCTGCGGGACACGTTGCGCCGCAAGCTGATCGACGGCGAGGCGGTGCGGGTGCTGGCGCGCAAGGGCCGCACGCTGATCACCGAGAACGCGCTCGGCCTGGTGCAGGCCGCCGCCGGGGTGGACGGCTCGAACGTCGACTCTCACGAACTCGCACTGCTGCCCGTCGATCCGGACGGCAGCGCCGCGCTGCTCCGAGGTCAGCTGTGGGAACGCCTCGGCGTGCGCGTCGGCGTCGTCGTCACCGACACGATGGGCCGGGCGTGGCGCACCGGTCAGACCGACGTCGCGATCGGCGCGGCCGGCCTGACCGTGTTGCACGCCTATGCCGGTGAACACGATCAGCACGGCAACGAGTTGATCGTCACCGAGATCGCCGTCGCCGACGAGATCGCCGCGGCCGCGGATCTGGTGAAGGGCAAGCTGACCGCGGTGCCGGTGGCGGTGGTGCGGGGGCTGGCGCTGCGCGACGACGGGTCCTCGGCGCGCCACCTGGTGCGCGCCGGCGAGGAGGACCTGTTCTGGCTCGGCACCGACGAGGCCATCGCGCTGGGCCGTTCGCAGGCGCAGCTGCTGCGGCGCTCGGTGCGCCGCTTCCGCGGTGACCCGGTCGCCGCGGATTTGATCGAGGCGGCGGTGGCGGAGGCGTTGACGGCCCCGGCGCCGCACCACACCCGGCCGGTGCGGTTCGTGTGGGTGCAGGACACCTCGGTGCGTGTGGGGTTGCTCGACCGGATGAAGGACCAGTGGCGAGCCGACCTGTCGGGCGACGGTCGCGACGCCGACTCCGTCGAACGCCGGGTTTCGCGCGGCCAGATCCTCTACGACGCGCCGGAGCTGATCATTCCGTTCATGGTGCCCGACGGCGCGCACAGCTATCCCGACGCGCAGCGCACCGCCGCCGAGCACACGATGTTCACCGTGGCGGTGGGCGCGGCCGTGCAGGCGTTGCTCGTCGCGCTGGCCGTGCGCGGGGTGGGCAGCTGCTGGATCGGGTCGACGATCTTCGCCCCCGACCTGGTGCGCGCCGAACTCGGCCTGCCGCCGGAGTGGGAACCGTTGGGCGCCATCGCGATCGGCTACGCCGAGGAACCGGCGGACCCGCGCGACCCGGTGCCCGTCGAGGGCCTGCTGGTGCGCAAGTGA
- a CDS encoding TIGR03089 family protein, whose amino-acid sequence MTNLSAAILDPLLATNPAGPRITYYDDATGERIECSTATLANWAAKTANLLRDELGAGPGTRVAVLLPAHWQTAAVLFGIWWIGAEAVLAGGTEADIALCTADRFDEADAAVGTGEVVVLSLDPFGKPVPDLPIGVTDYATSVRVHGDQIVPERTPGPALDGRSPGDVLAAARASAERQGLTATDRVMTPALWESADDVVDRLLALYAIGASLVLVANPDPGSMDRHLQTEKLTRTLL is encoded by the coding sequence GTGACCAACCTCAGCGCGGCGATCCTGGATCCGCTGCTGGCCACCAACCCGGCCGGCCCGCGGATCACCTATTACGACGACGCCACCGGCGAGCGCATCGAGTGCTCGACGGCGACGCTGGCCAACTGGGCGGCCAAGACCGCGAACCTGCTGCGCGACGAGCTGGGCGCCGGCCCGGGCACCCGGGTGGCGGTGCTGCTGCCGGCGCACTGGCAGACCGCGGCGGTGCTGTTCGGCATCTGGTGGATCGGCGCGGAAGCGGTGCTCGCCGGGGGCACCGAGGCGGACATCGCGCTGTGCACCGCCGACCGTTTCGACGAGGCCGACGCCGCGGTCGGCACGGGCGAGGTGGTGGTGCTGTCGCTGGACCCGTTCGGCAAGCCGGTGCCCGACCTGCCGATCGGAGTCACCGATTACGCGACGTCGGTGCGGGTGCACGGCGACCAGATCGTGCCGGAACGGACCCCCGGACCCGCGCTGGACGGCCGGTCGCCCGGCGACGTTCTGGCGGCGGCGCGGGCGTCGGCGGAGCGCCAGGGACTGACGGCGACGGACCGGGTGATGACGCCGGCGCTGTGGGAATCCGCGGACGACGTCGTCGACCGGCTGCTCGCTCTGTACGCAATTGGTGCATCACTTGTCCTTGTGGCGAATCCGGACCCCGGTTCGATGGACCGTCATTTGCAAACAGAAAAATTGACGAGAACGTTACTGTGA
- a CDS encoding LCP family protein, giving the protein MPAAHLTRVVSVVVTLAIVVGTGVAWGKIRSFESGINHVNPVALGEGGEDGAIDILLVGMDSRTDAHGNPLSADELATLRAGDDVSTNTDTIILVRIPNNGKSATAISIPRDSYVQAPGIGKMKINGVYGSVHLEKMKELVEQQGEDPKVAEKEATEAGREELIKTVANLTGVTVDHYAEIGLLGFALITDALGGVNVCLKNPVYEPLSGADFPAGWQKLNGPQALSFVRQRHELPRGDLDRVTRQQAFMASLVHEVISGKTLSSPATLNRLEDAVQRSVVLSDGWNIMDLADQLTKLTGGNIAFATIPIVEEAGWSDDGMQSVVRVNPTEVKDWVTSLLHDQDEGKTEQLSYSNDKTTADVVNDTDVNGLAAAVSQVLAGKGFTAGNVGNNDGAKVSNSQVQAAKSDDVGAQAVARELGGLPVVENAAVPPNTVRVVLSSDYTGPGSDGSVTLMGADPSTSAAVTDTGATAPEQSPIITAGSSDPQCVN; this is encoded by the coding sequence ATGCCTGCTGCTCACCTGACCCGCGTCGTGTCCGTGGTCGTGACGTTGGCGATCGTGGTCGGCACAGGTGTGGCCTGGGGCAAGATCCGCTCGTTCGAGTCCGGGATCAATCACGTCAACCCGGTGGCCCTGGGCGAGGGCGGCGAGGACGGCGCGATCGACATCCTGCTGGTCGGTATGGACAGCCGCACCGATGCGCACGGCAACCCGCTCAGCGCCGACGAGCTCGCGACGCTGCGCGCCGGCGACGACGTCTCCACCAACACCGACACGATCATCCTGGTGCGCATCCCGAACAACGGGAAGTCGGCCACGGCGATCTCGATCCCGCGCGACTCCTACGTCCAGGCGCCGGGCATCGGGAAGATGAAGATCAACGGCGTCTACGGCTCGGTGCACCTGGAGAAGATGAAGGAGCTCGTCGAGCAGCAGGGCGAGGACCCGAAGGTCGCCGAGAAGGAGGCCACCGAGGCCGGCCGCGAGGAGCTCATCAAAACCGTCGCCAACCTGACCGGCGTCACCGTCGACCACTACGCCGAGATCGGCCTGCTCGGCTTCGCGTTGATCACCGACGCGCTGGGTGGCGTCAACGTCTGTCTGAAAAACCCTGTCTACGAACCACTTTCGGGCGCCGACTTTCCCGCCGGCTGGCAGAAACTCAACGGCCCGCAGGCGCTGAGCTTCGTGCGGCAGCGCCATGAACTGCCGCGCGGTGACCTGGACCGCGTCACCCGCCAGCAGGCGTTCATGGCGTCGCTGGTCCACGAGGTGATCTCCGGCAAGACGCTGTCGAGCCCGGCGACGTTGAACCGCCTCGAGGATGCGGTGCAGCGGTCGGTGGTGCTCTCCGACGGCTGGAACATCATGGACCTCGCCGACCAGCTGACCAAGCTCACCGGCGGCAACATCGCTTTCGCCACCATTCCGATCGTCGAGGAGGCGGGCTGGAGCGACGACGGCATGCAGAGCGTGGTGCGCGTCAACCCGACCGAGGTCAAGGACTGGGTGACGAGCCTGCTGCACGACCAGGACGAGGGCAAGACCGAGCAGCTGTCCTACAGCAATGACAAGACCACCGCCGACGTGGTCAACGACACCGACGTCAATGGCCTGGCCGCCGCGGTGTCGCAGGTGCTGGCCGGCAAGGGCTTCACGGCGGGCAACGTCGGCAACAACGACGGCGCGAAGGTGTCCAACAGCCAGGTGCAGGCCGCCAAGAGCGACGACGTCGGCGCGCAGGCCGTGGCCCGGGAACTCGGCGGGCTGCCGGTGGTGGAGAACGCGGCGGTGCCGCCGAACACCGTGCGGGTGGTGCTTTCGTCGGACTACACCGGCCCGGGATCGGACGGCAGCGTCACGTTGATGGGCGCCGACCCGAGCACGTCCGCCGCGGTGACCGACACCGGCGCGACCGCGCCGGAGCAGTCCCCGATCATCACGGCCGGGTCCAGCGATCCGCAGTGCGTCAACTGA
- the rfbD gene encoding dTDP-4-dehydrorhamnose reductase has product MTDRIVITGAGGMVGRVLAGQARDQGREVAAYPSAEWDITDPTAAERFVEPGDVVVNCAAFTKVDAAESEPDRAYAVNVTGAENVAHACARAGASLIHISTDYVFSGVFPGGPHPYEIDDETGPLSVYGRTKLAGELAVLAAMPDAHVVRTAWVYEGGSGRDFAAGMRRAAAGDGRIEVVADQIGSPTYAVDLCGALLQIADGTIREPVLHAANQGAVSRFEQAQAVFAELGADPERVIPVGSDRHPRPAPRPPYSALSSVKSAAAGLTPLRHWREALADALRRAGPLPSTP; this is encoded by the coding sequence GTGACTGACCGCATCGTGATCACCGGCGCCGGCGGCATGGTCGGACGGGTGCTGGCAGGTCAAGCCCGTGACCAGGGCCGCGAGGTGGCCGCGTACCCGTCGGCCGAGTGGGACATCACCGATCCCACCGCCGCCGAGCGCTTCGTCGAACCCGGAGACGTGGTGGTCAACTGCGCGGCCTTCACCAAGGTCGACGCCGCCGAGAGCGAGCCCGACCGGGCCTACGCCGTCAACGTCACCGGCGCCGAGAACGTCGCCCACGCGTGCGCGCGCGCCGGGGCCTCGCTGATCCACATCTCCACCGACTACGTGTTCAGCGGCGTCTTCCCGGGCGGGCCGCACCCGTACGAGATCGACGACGAGACCGGGCCGCTGTCGGTGTACGGCCGCACCAAGCTGGCGGGCGAGCTGGCGGTGCTGGCGGCCATGCCCGACGCGCACGTCGTGCGCACGGCGTGGGTCTACGAGGGCGGGTCCGGGAGGGACTTCGCCGCCGGGATGCGGCGCGCGGCGGCCGGCGACGGCCGGATCGAGGTGGTCGCCGATCAGATCGGCTCACCGACGTATGCGGTCGACCTGTGCGGCGCGCTGCTGCAGATCGCCGACGGCACGATCCGCGAACCGGTGCTGCACGCCGCCAACCAGGGCGCCGTCAGCCGGTTCGAGCAGGCGCAGGCCGTCTTCGCCGAGCTCGGCGCCGACCCGGAGCGGGTGATCCCGGTGGGCAGCGACCGTCATCCGCGTCCCGCGCCGCGGCCGCCGTACTCGGCGTTGTCGTCGGTGAAGTCGGCGGCCGCGGGCCTGACGCCGCTGCGGCACTGGCGGGAGGCCCTCGCCGACGCACTGCGCCGCGCCGGACCGTTACCCTCGACGCCGTGA
- a CDS encoding NUDIX hydrolase, protein MTLHQSTIDTLALWRPADPAQESMRHALLAYLDARADACLRECVPGHITGSALVLDHSGRHALLTLHPRFGRWLQLGGHCEPDDPTIVATALREATEESGIDGLTIDPLPAAVHVHPVTCSLGVPTRHLDVQFVVRAPAGAEIARSDESLDLRWWPLDQLPAETDFGLSQLAAAARTR, encoded by the coding sequence GTGACCCTGCACCAGTCGACGATCGACACGCTTGCGCTCTGGCGGCCGGCCGACCCGGCGCAGGAGTCGATGCGCCACGCGCTGCTGGCGTACCTCGACGCGCGCGCCGACGCCTGCCTGCGCGAGTGCGTGCCGGGGCACATCACCGGCTCGGCGCTGGTGCTCGACCACAGCGGTCGTCACGCCCTACTGACGCTGCACCCGCGCTTCGGGCGGTGGCTGCAACTCGGCGGCCACTGCGAACCCGACGACCCGACGATCGTCGCGACGGCGCTGCGCGAGGCGACCGAGGAGTCGGGCATCGACGGGCTGACCATCGACCCGCTCCCCGCCGCGGTGCACGTGCATCCGGTGACGTGCTCGCTGGGCGTGCCCACCCGCCACCTCGACGTGCAGTTCGTGGTGCGCGCACCCGCGGGCGCCGAGATCGCGCGCAGCGACGAGTCACTGGACCTGCGGTGGTGGCCGCTGGACCAGCTGCCCGCCGAGACCGACTTCGGCCTCAGCCAGCTCGCGGCGGCCGCGCGGACCCGCTAG
- a CDS encoding DUF3499 domain-containing protein — MNVPRRCCRPGCPHYAVATLTFVYSDSTAVVGPLATVSEPHSWDLCVMHAGRITAPRGWELVRHAGPLPSHPDDDDLVALADAVREGRDGVSASAPAAGFTAGFSDPVTGAHGGALMAPPTRRPETNGRRRGHLRVLPDPTD; from the coding sequence GTGAATGTTCCCCGTCGCTGCTGCCGGCCTGGCTGCCCTCATTACGCGGTCGCGACGCTCACGTTCGTCTACTCCGACTCCACCGCCGTCGTCGGCCCGCTGGCCACCGTGTCCGAACCGCACTCCTGGGATCTGTGCGTCATGCACGCCGGACGCATCACCGCGCCGCGCGGCTGGGAGCTCGTCCGCCACGCCGGCCCGCTGCCGTCGCACCCCGACGACGACGATCTGGTGGCGCTTGCCGACGCGGTGCGCGAGGGACGTGACGGAGTGTCTGCGTCCGCTCCCGCCGCCGGCTTCACGGCAGGCTTCTCCGACCCCGTCACCGGTGCGCACGGCGGAGCGCTGATGGCGCCGCCGACCCGGCGGCCCGAGACCAACGGACGTCGTCGCGGGCACCTGCGGGTGTTGCCGGACCCCACCGACTGA
- the cofD gene encoding 2-phospho-L-lactate transferase produces the protein MKVTVLVGGVGGARFLLGVQHLLGLGQFGTNDTNDHEVTAVVNVGDDAWMFGVRICPDLDTCMYTLGGGIDPERGWGHRNETWHAKEELAAYGVQPDWFGLGDRDLATHLVRTQMLRAGYPLSDVTEALCRRWNPGARLLPVSDDRSETHVVITDPGDSEKKAVHFQEWWVRYRAQVPTESFAFVGADKATAAPGVTEAIEGADVVLIAPSNPVVSIGAILAIGGIRAALRATKAPVIGYSPIIAGKPLRGMADACLSVIGIPSTSEAVGAYYGARSATGILDAWLVHEGDHAAIDGIAVRSAPLLMTEPAVTAEMVRAGMDLAGVSP, from the coding sequence GTGAAGGTCACGGTTCTCGTCGGCGGCGTCGGTGGTGCGCGCTTCCTCCTCGGCGTGCAACATCTGTTGGGCTTGGGGCAATTTGGCACCAACGATACCAATGATCACGAAGTGACTGCTGTGGTCAATGTGGGCGATGACGCGTGGATGTTCGGTGTGCGCATCTGCCCCGACCTCGACACCTGCATGTACACCCTCGGCGGCGGCATCGACCCCGAGCGCGGCTGGGGGCACCGCAACGAAACCTGGCACGCGAAGGAGGAACTCGCCGCCTACGGCGTGCAGCCCGACTGGTTCGGCCTGGGCGATCGCGATCTGGCCACCCACCTGGTGCGCACCCAGATGCTGCGGGCGGGCTATCCGCTGTCGGACGTCACCGAGGCGCTGTGCCGGCGGTGGAACCCCGGTGCGCGGCTGCTTCCGGTCAGCGACGACCGCAGCGAAACGCACGTGGTGATCACCGATCCCGGCGATAGCGAGAAGAAGGCCGTCCACTTCCAGGAGTGGTGGGTCCGCTACCGCGCGCAGGTGCCCACGGAGAGCTTCGCATTCGTCGGCGCCGACAAGGCGACCGCCGCGCCCGGTGTCACGGAGGCGATCGAGGGCGCCGACGTCGTGCTGATCGCTCCCTCGAACCCGGTGGTGAGCATCGGCGCGATCCTGGCGATCGGCGGCATCAGAGCGGCGCTGCGCGCCACGAAGGCGCCGGTGATCGGCTACTCCCCCATCATCGCGGGAAAGCCGTTGCGGGGCATGGCCGACGCGTGCCTGTCGGTGATCGGCATCCCCAGCACCTCCGAGGCGGTCGGCGCGTACTACGGCGCCCGGTCGGCGACCGGCATCCTCGACGCCTGGCTGGTGCACGAGGGCGATCACGCCGCGATCGACGGCATCGCGGTGCGTTCGGCGCCGCTGTTGATGACCGAGCCGGCGGTGACGGCCGAGATGGTCCGGGCCGGAATGGATCTGGCCGGGGTGTCGCCGTGA
- a CDS encoding glycosyltransferase family 2 protein: MSDELFVVTVTYSPGPHLDRFLASLAHATERPVTVIMADNGSTDGSPEEAVERYTNVKLLRTGGNVGYGSAINRAVAEYELATTTDYFVVANPDVQWGPRSIDLLLDAAARWPRAGSLGPLIRDPDGSVYPSARHLPSIIRGGMHAVVGPVWPSNPWTAVYRQERENPSERAVGWLSGSCLLMRSAAFAEISGFDERYFMYMEDVDLGDRLGRAGWQNVYVPSAEVLHDKGHSTGRDPAGNLAAHHESTYTFLADRYPKRWQAPLRWAFRGALGARSRLVVRSSLKSRRAMRKGRR; the protein is encoded by the coding sequence GTGAGCGACGAGCTGTTTGTCGTGACGGTGACCTATTCGCCGGGTCCGCACCTGGATCGGTTCCTTGCGTCGCTGGCGCACGCGACCGAGCGGCCGGTGACCGTCATCATGGCCGACAACGGCTCCACCGACGGCAGCCCGGAGGAGGCCGTCGAGCGCTACACCAACGTCAAGCTGCTGCGCACCGGCGGCAACGTCGGCTACGGCTCCGCGATCAACCGCGCCGTCGCCGAGTACGAATTGGCAACGACGACAGACTATTTCGTCGTCGCCAACCCGGACGTGCAGTGGGGGCCGCGCAGCATCGACCTGCTGCTCGACGCCGCCGCGCGCTGGCCCCGCGCCGGCAGCCTCGGCCCGCTGATCCGCGACCCCGACGGGTCGGTGTACCCGTCGGCGCGGCACCTGCCGTCGATCATCCGCGGCGGCATGCACGCCGTCGTCGGGCCGGTGTGGCCGTCGAACCCGTGGACCGCCGTCTACCGCCAGGAGCGCGAGAACCCCAGTGAGCGCGCGGTCGGCTGGCTGTCGGGATCGTGCTTGCTGATGCGCAGCGCCGCGTTCGCCGAGATCTCCGGTTTCGACGAGCGCTACTTCATGTACATGGAGGACGTCGACCTCGGGGACCGGCTCGGCCGGGCCGGATGGCAGAACGTGTATGTGCCCTCGGCGGAGGTGCTGCACGACAAAGGCCACTCCACCGGGCGCGATCCCGCCGGTAACCTCGCCGCGCACCACGAGTCCACCTACACTTTTCTCGCGGATCGGTACCCGAAGCGGTGGCAGGCACCGTTACGGTGGGCGTTCCGGGGGGCCTTGGGGGCGCGATCTCGACTCGTCGTCCGTAGTTCTCTGAAGTCCCGTCGTGCCATGCGGAAAGGGCGGCGCTGA
- a CDS encoding sugar phosphate nucleotidyltransferase: MVNPAEVDAVVLVGGMGTRLRPLTLSAPKPMLPTAGLPFLTHLLSRIADAGIEHVVMGTSYKAAVFESEFGDGSKLGLQIDYVVEDEPLGTGGGIANVVPKLRHDTAIVFNGDVLSGCDLGALLDSHATKDADVTMHLVRVGDPRAFGCVPTDSEGLVTAFLEKAQDPPTDQINAGCYVFKRPVIDRIPKGRAVSVEREVFPGLLSDGLRVCGYVDSTYWRDMGTPEDFVRGSADLVRGIAPSPALTHQRGEKLVHDGASVGPGALLIGGTVVGRGAEVAGGARLDGAVIFDGVTVGAGAVIERSIIGFGARIGPRALIRDGVIGDGADIGARCELLRGARVWPGITIPDGGIRFSTDV; this comes from the coding sequence ATGGTCAATCCAGCCGAAGTCGACGCAGTCGTTCTGGTCGGGGGAATGGGCACGCGGCTGCGGCCGCTGACGCTGTCGGCGCCCAAGCCGATGCTGCCGACCGCCGGGCTGCCGTTCCTGACCCACCTGCTGTCGCGGATCGCCGACGCCGGCATCGAACACGTCGTCATGGGCACGTCCTACAAGGCCGCGGTGTTCGAGTCGGAGTTCGGCGACGGTTCGAAGCTCGGGCTGCAGATCGACTACGTCGTCGAGGACGAGCCGCTGGGCACCGGCGGCGGCATCGCCAACGTCGTACCCAAGCTGCGGCACGACACCGCGATCGTGTTCAACGGCGACGTGCTGTCGGGATGCGATTTAGGGGCGCTGCTCGACTCGCACGCCACCAAGGACGCCGACGTCACCATGCACCTGGTCCGCGTCGGCGACCCCCGCGCCTTCGGTTGTGTGCCCACCGATTCCGAGGGTCTGGTGACGGCCTTCCTGGAGAAGGCACAGGACCCGCCGACCGATCAGATCAACGCCGGCTGCTACGTGTTCAAGCGTCCGGTGATCGACCGCATCCCCAAGGGCCGTGCGGTGTCGGTGGAGCGTGAGGTGTTCCCGGGCCTGCTGTCGGACGGGCTGCGGGTGTGCGGCTACGTCGACTCGACCTACTGGCGGGACATGGGCACCCCCGAGGACTTCGTCCGCGGCTCAGCCGATCTGGTGCGCGGCATCGCGCCGTCGCCGGCGCTGACCCACCAGCGGGGCGAGAAGCTGGTGCACGACGGTGCGTCGGTCGGTCCCGGCGCGCTGCTGATCGGCGGGACCGTCGTCGGCCGCGGCGCCGAGGTCGCCGGGGGCGCACGGCTGGACGGCGCGGTGATCTTCGACGGCGTGACCGTCGGGGCGGGTGCGGTGATCGAGCGGTCGATCATCGGATTCGGCGCGCGCATCGGCCCGCGGGCGCTGATCCGCGACGGCGTGATCGGCGACGGCGCCGACATCGGTGCGCGCTGCGAACTGCTGCGCGGCGCCCGGGTGTGGCCGGGCATCACGATCCCCGACGGCGGGATCCGCTTCTCCACCGACGTGTAG
- a CDS encoding metallopeptidase family protein, whose amino-acid sequence MRGPLLPPTVPGWRSRAERFDMAVLEAYEPIERRWQDRVSGLDVAVDEIPRISPKDPDSVQWPPEVVADGPIALARLIPAGVDVRGNSTRARIVLFRKPIERRAKDTVELTELLHELLVAQVATYLGVEPAVIDPTIEDD is encoded by the coding sequence ATGCGCGGACCGCTCCTCCCGCCGACCGTCCCGGGGTGGCGCAGCCGCGCGGAGCGCTTCGACATGGCGGTGCTGGAGGCCTACGAGCCGATCGAGCGGCGGTGGCAGGACCGGGTCTCGGGGCTGGATGTGGCGGTCGACGAGATTCCCCGCATCTCGCCGAAGGATCCCGACAGTGTGCAGTGGCCACCGGAGGTGGTCGCCGACGGGCCGATCGCGCTGGCCCGCCTGATCCCGGCCGGGGTGGATGTCCGCGGTAACTCCACGCGGGCGCGAATTGTGTTGTTCCGCAAGCCGATCGAGCGACGGGCGAAGGACACCGTCGAGCTGACCGAGCTGCTGCATGAGTTGCTGGTGGCGCAGGTGGCCACCTATCTGGGGGTCGAGCCGGCCGTCATCGATCCGACGATCGAGGACGACTAG
- a CDS encoding WhiB family transcriptional regulator has product MSVVPDFFDDDSATPEDQWQERALCAQTDPEAFFPEKGGSTREAKRICMGCEVRDACLEYALAHDERFGIWGGLSERERRRIKRGII; this is encoded by the coding sequence CTGAGCGTGGTGCCCGACTTTTTCGATGACGATTCGGCGACGCCGGAAGATCAGTGGCAAGAGCGTGCCCTGTGCGCTCAGACCGACCCCGAGGCGTTCTTCCCCGAGAAGGGCGGCTCGACGCGCGAGGCCAAGCGGATCTGCATGGGCTGCGAGGTGCGCGACGCGTGCCTGGAGTACGCACTGGCCCATGACGAGCGCTTCGGCATCTGGGGCGGCCTGTCCGAGCGTGAGCGGCGGCGGATCAAGCGCGGCATCATCTGA
- a CDS encoding MspA family porin translates to MKAISRVLIVMAAAVAALFTSTGTSHAGLDNELSLVDGQGRTLTVQQWDTFLNGVFPLDRNRLTREWFHSGKAMYNVAGEGADDFEGTLELGYQIGFPWSLGVGINFSYTTPNVALDAQDVILAPGIDLFPPISTPPLFPGVSISADLGNGPGIQEVATFSVDVSGPKGAVAVSNAHGTVTGAAGGVLLRPFARLISSTGDSVTTYGEPWNMN, encoded by the coding sequence ATGAAGGCAATCAGTCGGGTGCTGATCGTGATGGCCGCCGCCGTCGCGGCGTTGTTCACGAGCACCGGCACCTCGCACGCAGGACTGGACAACGAGCTCAGCCTCGTCGACGGCCAGGGCCGGACGCTGACGGTGCAGCAGTGGGACACGTTCCTCAACGGCGTCTTCCCGCTGGACCGCAACCGGCTGACCCGCGAGTGGTTCCACTCGGGCAAGGCGATGTACAACGTGGCCGGCGAGGGCGCCGACGACTTCGAGGGCACGCTGGAACTCGGCTACCAGATCGGCTTCCCGTGGTCGCTGGGGGTGGGCATCAACTTCAGCTACACCACCCCGAACGTCGCACTCGACGCCCAGGACGTCATCCTCGCTCCCGGGATCGACCTGTTCCCGCCGATCTCGACGCCGCCGCTGTTCCCCGGTGTGTCGATCTCGGCCGACCTCGGCAACGGCCCGGGCATCCAGGAGGTCGCCACCTTCAGCGTCGACGTGTCCGGCCCGAAGGGCGCGGTGGCGGTGTCCAACGCCCACGGCACGGTGACCGGTGCGGCCGGCGGCGTGCTGCTGCGTCCGTTCGCCCGGCTGATCTCGTCGACCGGCGACAGCGTCACCACCTACGGCGAGCCCTGGAACATGAACTGA